The following nucleotide sequence is from Nitrosopumilus adriaticus.
CTTTTAGAATTGATAACATTTTCTCTCTGTTGATAATGGCGTCTTTGTAAACTGTATTGAGCACACCAATAGTTTGTTGGTTTGAATAAAATCTTTAGGTTATACTAAACTTTGACAAACCTGTTCTATCAAAACCATTTATCCAATTCTACCTTTATAGATAATTTTTTCATCAGTTCCTGAAGGTGTACTTCTATCAATGTATCTGATTTCATATTTGTCTCCGATGTGAATCACTTTACCGTCTAATTCTCTTGGGATCTTAATTTTTACTTCAAACGTGCTTGTATTGGGTCCCGTCTCAATCAAAGAACTGGAATTTGCATCAAATCTTGGATTTGCAAGTGTAGTTCTAATTCCTCCTTCTCCTCTGAATTCAAATGAGCTTAATGGAATTTTGTCTTCATCTTTAGAGTCTCTATTTGCATCAGGTTCGTAAATTCTTAATGTAAATTCATGTCCAATTCTAGAACCTCCTCCAGAAGTTTCAACTTTGGCAAATGTGGAAGTTAAAGGAAATGATTTTACAAGTATTCTTTTATCTCCTGCAAAGTCTGATTCATCCAAGTATTTTATGATGACCACATCATCTTGACTTAATGGTTTTCCATTGATTGTAGCAGGTAATTCTAATCTGATATAAAATTCACCAGTGTTTGGTCCTGTCTCAATCATTTTCTGAGGACCGCTAATTTCAATTCCATTAACTGTAAATTCAAACAAGCCTTGTGTGGAAATTTCTTCAACTCCATTATGTGCTACATTCAAGTCTTGATCTTTTATGTAAAAATTAACAATTGACATACTTGATGCAGGAATAGTTTCTATTTCTTTTTCTGAAGCTGAAACTGTTTTGAATTCTTTTTGCAAATCTGTGAATTTTATTGGAATGAATAACATTCCTAATTTTTGCATTTTTTCGGCAGTTTCTGCCCTTACACAGGCAGCAAAACCATTTGTTCTGATAACTAATTCTAATTCTGTCTTACAAAGAACATCTTGGGGTGAAATTCCACGTTCCATTTGTTTTCTAGGAGAATCAAAGTCTCCAAAAACTGGTTGTATTATAATGAGAAAAAGACTACAAAAAACTGTAATTTGCAAAGCATTCAACACAAATTTTTGATTTTCTTTACATAAATAATTTGGTGATAAATTGTACTTTGTTTCCGACTAGAAAATCAAAATTGATAATTAACTATTTTGTTATATGTGTTGGAATTATACTATTACTACTTGATTCGTTATGTTTTTCTACTTCTTTTACTTTTGGTAATGCCTGCATCCAACTATGCTTTTGCTGAACACATATTCAATCCTGATGCATATGCGCAATACCTTGACATTTCTCAAATAGAATCTGAAAAATTCACTTTTGAATTTGATGAAAAAACCTATGACATTTACTATGGATATCGTGGTAGTCTTGATTCTATGGGTGCTAATCATCAATACCCTATACTATCTTCGATGAATATCAACCAAGAACGAAAATCGATTGAAATCATAATGGAGGATGTTCCAGAAAAAACTGATTTTTGGGTAAGAACTCCTGAAGATGTTCTTTATGCTGAAGGTGAAAAATTCAAAGTTATAGTAGATGGGGTAGATACTGGTTATGATTTGATGAAATACCCTAATGACTATGTCGTTGGTTTAGTAATTTCAGAAGACACTAAAAAAATTGAAATAATTGGAACTAGAGTCATTCCGGAATTTGAAGGATTGACAATTTTGATTCTTGGGGTTTCTATTCTGGGAATAATTTACGTGGCACAAAAGAATCCCCTTGTAAAGGGTTTGACTAGAATTAATTAAGTGAACAGTTCTAGTATTATTGATTGAAACGAATAGGTTTGTTGGGATGTGGCGCAATAGGTACTCAAATTGCTCTTGCTATTGATTCAGGAAGGATTCCCGGCACGCTCACCCATGTTTATGATGCATCTAAAGAAAAAGCATCTGAACTTGTCTCAA
It contains:
- a CDS encoding PEFG-CTERM sorting domain-containing protein, which produces MPASNYAFAEHIFNPDAYAQYLDISQIESEKFTFEFDEKTYDIYYGYRGSLDSMGANHQYPILSSMNINQERKSIEIIMEDVPEKTDFWVRTPEDVLYAEGEKFKVIVDGVDTGYDLMKYPNDYVVGLVISEDTKKIEIIGTRVIPEFEGLTILILGVSILGIIYVAQKNPLVKGLTRIN